In the Paramormyrops kingsleyae isolate MSU_618 chromosome 6, PKINGS_0.4, whole genome shotgun sequence genome, one interval contains:
- the dtx2 gene encoding probable E3 ubiquitin-protein ligase DTX2 isoform X1, producing MAAASGFAPGDSGSWNGSPHPPAGSGPTGQSQVAVAVWEWQDDQGYWRPYSGQVSCYIEQCLLNQRGLRAAGHASTSISLGQVDPSLAPYIIDIPSLKQFRQDTGKIRAVRRSLFPQSSALGSGMYWEWANDEGGWTPYETRTLLLLEHSYQARQSTADLAPHGYNYMVDLRALAQVNKGSGYRRQVRRRAGQPYPLATQSPGSVIHSGPACSCQQCLGAGGSGTGPIPSRSRHSFSAGQGHRTAPPGPVRVPAGGPPSMYSPYPRRPHSVGGTSWAGPWSPPVTSCQSSSTSATSLSVPSVPVQMNGSTSVSSALAGMASILMSAAGIGVRLTSAPLPPQQAPGRPAKVHADVRRAKRHRKELKPVDVIQKYMERVTVPPEEDCIICMERLSGPSGYDDAPDDQDIAPNSVGKFTKCGHSLHLLCMLAMYNNGTKDGSLQCPSCKTIYGEKTGTQPKGKMEIYSISQPLPGHPDCGTIQIIYSIPPGIQGPEHPNPGQPYTCRGFPRLCFLPDNEKGRKVLELLKVAWSRRLIFTVGTSSTTGEPDTVVWNEIHHKTEMMSNVSGHGYPDPNYLDNVLSELASQGVTEDCLNQGGLEQGS from the exons ATGGCCGCCGCCTCCGGCTTCGCACCGGGTGATAGCGGGTCGTGGAACGGTTCGCCGCACCCCCCCGCCGGCTCCGGGCCAACAGGACAGTCGCAGGTTGCCGTGGCCGTATGGGAGTGGCAGGACGACCAGGGCTACTGGCGGCCGTATAGCGGCCAGGTGAGCTGCTACATCGAGCAGTGCCTTCTGAACCAGCGGGGCCTCCGGGCCGCGGGACACGCCTCCACCAGCATCTCCTTGGGCCAGGTGGACCCCAGCCTGGCCCCGTACATAATCGACATCCCCAGCCTCAAGCAGTTCCGCCAGGACACGG GAAAGATCCGCGCGGTGCGCCGCAGCCTTTTCCCGCAGTCCTCTGCCCTGGGCAGCGGCATGTACTGGGAGTGGGCGAATGACGAGGGCGGCTGGACGCCGTACGAGACGCGcacgctgctgctgctggagcaCAGCTACCAGGCCCGGCAGAGCACTGCTGACCTGGCTCCTCACGGCTACAACTACATGGTAGACCTGCGCGCCCTGGCCCAGGTGAACAAGGGGTCTGGATACAGGCGGCAGGTGCGGCGGCGTGCGGGTCAGCCCTACCCGCTGGCAACCCAGAGCCCCGGCTCCGTCATCCACTCTGGGCCGGCCTGCTCCTGTCAGCAGTGCCTGGGTGCTGGTGGCAGCGGCACTGGGCCCATCCCCAGCCGCTCGCGCCACTCCTTCTCTGCGGGCCAGGGGCACCGCACCGCCCCCCCGGGCCCTGTGCGAGTGCCGGCTGGTGGCCCCCCCTCCATGTACTCTCCCTACCCCCGCAGGCCACACTCTGTAGGTGGCACGTCCTGGGCGGGGCCCTGGTCCCCGCCGGTCACCTCCTGCCAGTCGTCTTCCACCAGTGCCACCAGCCTGAG TGTCCCCTCTGTCCCCGTGCAGATGAACGGATCCACCAGTGTGAGTTCGGCTCTGGCAG GCATGGCTTCCATTTTGATGTCGGCGGCCGGAATTGGAGTTCGCCTCACaagcgcccccctccccccgcagcAGGCCCCGGGCCGGCCCGCCAAAGTGCACGCCGACGTTAGGAGGGCAAAGAGACACAGGAAAG AGCTTAAACCAGTTGATGTGATCCAGAAGTACATGGAGAGAGTGACTGTTCCCCCAGAAGag GACTGCATCATTTGTATGGAGCGACTGTCTGGCCCCTCCGGCTATGACGATGCCCCCGATGACCAGGACATAGCACCCAACAGCGTGGGCAAGTTCACCAAGTGCGGGCACTCCCTCCACCTGCTCTGCATGCTGGCCATGTACAACAACGGAACCAAG GATGGAAGTCTTCAGTGCCCATCATGCAAGACAATCTATGGGGAGAAAACAGGAACCCAGCCTAAGGGCAAGATGGAGATCTACAGCATTTCCCAGCCGCTGCCTGGCCACCCCGACTGCGGCACCATCCAGATCATCTACAGCATCCCGCCTGGGATACAG GGTCCGGAGCATCCAAATCCGGGTCAGCCCTACACCTGCCGGGGATTTCCACGCCTCTGCTTCCTCCCAGACAACGAAAAGGGCCGGAAG GTCCTGGAGCTCCTGAAGGTGGCCTGGAGCCGGAGGCTGATCTTCACGGTGGGCACCTCCAGCACCACTGGTGAGCCCGACACCGTGGTGTGGAATGAGATTCACCACAAGACGGAGATGATGTCCAATGTCTCGGGCCATGGCTACCCCGACCCCAACTACCTGGACAATGTGCTGTCGGAACTGGCGTCCCAGGGGGTGACCGAGGACTGCCTGAACCAAGGAGGGCTGGAACAGGGCTCGTGA
- the dtx2 gene encoding probable E3 ubiquitin-protein ligase DTX2 isoform X2, which produces MAAASGFAPGDSGSWNGSPHPPAGSGPTGQSQVAVAVWEWQDDQGYWRPYSGQVSCYIEQCLLNQRGLRAAGHASTSISLGQVDPSLAPYIIDIPSLKQFRQDTGKIRAVRRSLFPQSSALGSGMYWEWANDEGGWTPYETRTLLLLEHSYQARQSTADLAPHGYNYMVDLRALAQVNKGSGYRRQVRRRAGQPYPLATQSPGSVIHSGPACSCQQCLGAGGSGTGPIPSRSRHSFSAGQGHRTAPPGPVRVPAGGPPSMYSPYPRRPHSVGGTSWAGPWSPPVTSCQSSSTSATSLSVPSVPVQMNGSTSVSSALAELKPVDVIQKYMERVTVPPEEDCIICMERLSGPSGYDDAPDDQDIAPNSVGKFTKCGHSLHLLCMLAMYNNGTKDGSLQCPSCKTIYGEKTGTQPKGKMEIYSISQPLPGHPDCGTIQIIYSIPPGIQGPEHPNPGQPYTCRGFPRLCFLPDNEKGRKVLELLKVAWSRRLIFTVGTSSTTGEPDTVVWNEIHHKTEMMSNVSGHGYPDPNYLDNVLSELASQGVTEDCLNQGGLEQGS; this is translated from the exons ATGGCCGCCGCCTCCGGCTTCGCACCGGGTGATAGCGGGTCGTGGAACGGTTCGCCGCACCCCCCCGCCGGCTCCGGGCCAACAGGACAGTCGCAGGTTGCCGTGGCCGTATGGGAGTGGCAGGACGACCAGGGCTACTGGCGGCCGTATAGCGGCCAGGTGAGCTGCTACATCGAGCAGTGCCTTCTGAACCAGCGGGGCCTCCGGGCCGCGGGACACGCCTCCACCAGCATCTCCTTGGGCCAGGTGGACCCCAGCCTGGCCCCGTACATAATCGACATCCCCAGCCTCAAGCAGTTCCGCCAGGACACGG GAAAGATCCGCGCGGTGCGCCGCAGCCTTTTCCCGCAGTCCTCTGCCCTGGGCAGCGGCATGTACTGGGAGTGGGCGAATGACGAGGGCGGCTGGACGCCGTACGAGACGCGcacgctgctgctgctggagcaCAGCTACCAGGCCCGGCAGAGCACTGCTGACCTGGCTCCTCACGGCTACAACTACATGGTAGACCTGCGCGCCCTGGCCCAGGTGAACAAGGGGTCTGGATACAGGCGGCAGGTGCGGCGGCGTGCGGGTCAGCCCTACCCGCTGGCAACCCAGAGCCCCGGCTCCGTCATCCACTCTGGGCCGGCCTGCTCCTGTCAGCAGTGCCTGGGTGCTGGTGGCAGCGGCACTGGGCCCATCCCCAGCCGCTCGCGCCACTCCTTCTCTGCGGGCCAGGGGCACCGCACCGCCCCCCCGGGCCCTGTGCGAGTGCCGGCTGGTGGCCCCCCCTCCATGTACTCTCCCTACCCCCGCAGGCCACACTCTGTAGGTGGCACGTCCTGGGCGGGGCCCTGGTCCCCGCCGGTCACCTCCTGCCAGTCGTCTTCCACCAGTGCCACCAGCCTGAG TGTCCCCTCTGTCCCCGTGCAGATGAACGGATCCACCAGTGTGAGTTCGGCTCTGGCAG AGCTTAAACCAGTTGATGTGATCCAGAAGTACATGGAGAGAGTGACTGTTCCCCCAGAAGag GACTGCATCATTTGTATGGAGCGACTGTCTGGCCCCTCCGGCTATGACGATGCCCCCGATGACCAGGACATAGCACCCAACAGCGTGGGCAAGTTCACCAAGTGCGGGCACTCCCTCCACCTGCTCTGCATGCTGGCCATGTACAACAACGGAACCAAG GATGGAAGTCTTCAGTGCCCATCATGCAAGACAATCTATGGGGAGAAAACAGGAACCCAGCCTAAGGGCAAGATGGAGATCTACAGCATTTCCCAGCCGCTGCCTGGCCACCCCGACTGCGGCACCATCCAGATCATCTACAGCATCCCGCCTGGGATACAG GGTCCGGAGCATCCAAATCCGGGTCAGCCCTACACCTGCCGGGGATTTCCACGCCTCTGCTTCCTCCCAGACAACGAAAAGGGCCGGAAG GTCCTGGAGCTCCTGAAGGTGGCCTGGAGCCGGAGGCTGATCTTCACGGTGGGCACCTCCAGCACCACTGGTGAGCCCGACACCGTGGTGTGGAATGAGATTCACCACAAGACGGAGATGATGTCCAATGTCTCGGGCCATGGCTACCCCGACCCCAACTACCTGGACAATGTGCTGTCGGAACTGGCGTCCCAGGGGGTGACCGAGGACTGCCTGAACCAAGGAGGGCTGGAACAGGGCTCGTGA